A part of Tachysurus vachellii isolate PV-2020 chromosome 4, HZAU_Pvac_v1, whole genome shotgun sequence genomic DNA contains:
- the tbx19 gene encoding T-box transcription factor TBX19, whose amino-acid sequence MKAEGDAGSSGAGGGAGGGACCVNRLLRAVESELRAGREKGDPTEKQLRVSLEDAELWRKFREVTNEMIVTKNGRRMFPVLKVSVSGLDPNAMYSFLLDFSPADGHRWKYVNGEWVPAGKPEPHSHSCVYIHPDSPNFGAHWMKAPVSFSKVKLTNKLNGGGQIMLNSLHKYKPQIHIVRVGGSHRMVTNISFTDTQFIAVTAYQNEEITALKIKYNPFAKAFLDAKERSHPKNFLEPPPENQHVGIPHCGWYISNPDSFCSSGSSNFPYAGGLPLTPHHGYKHYSSLQGHRATPYPPPYLHHHHHHHHRGHNSVSLSEGLSPGALQVFSGHETWTGVSPPGPAAMLSVPSGTNSPGVSSQYPCLWTVSGCGVSSTPAGGAVSSTQCQEDRPDAGSASASPCSLLQGQGPTSADVSEQASHNRVGGASWSAGSTHSF is encoded by the exons ATGAAGGCAGAAGGCGACGCAGGGAGCAGCGGCGCAGGAGGAGGCGCAGGCGGTGGTGCGTGCTGCGTGAACCGGCTACTGCGCGCGGTGGAGAGCGAGCTGCGCGCGGGCCGAGAGAAAGGAGACCCGACGGAGAAGCAGCTACGCGTGAGTCTGGAGGACGCCGAGCTGTGGCGCAAGTTCCGCGAAGTCACCAACGAGATGATCGTCACCAAGAACGGCAG GAGGATGTTCCCGGTACTGAAGGTGAGCGTGTCTGGACTGGACCCCAACGCCATGTACTCCTTCCTCCTAGACTTCAGCCCAGCTGATGGTCACCGCTGGAAGTATGTGAATGGAGAGTGGGTGCCTGCTGGCAAACCCGAACCCCACAGTCACAGCTGTGTGTACATCCACCCCGACTCTCCAAACTTTGGTGCACACTGGATGAAGGCTCCGGTGTCCTTCAGTAAAGTCAAACTGACCAACAAACTCAACGGAGGTGGACAG ATCATGCTAAACTCGCTCCATAAATACAAGCCACAGATCCACATTGTCCGTGTAGGAGGAAGCCACAGGATGGTGACCAACATCTCCTTCACTGACACCCAGTTCATCGCTGTAACAGCCTACCAGAATGAGGaa ATAACCGCTCTGAAGATAAAATATAATCCCTTCGCAAAGGCCTTCCTGGATGCTAAGGAAAG AAGCCACCCCAAGAACTTTCTGGAACCTCCTCCTGAGAACCAGCATGTGGGCATACCACACT GTGGTTGGTATATTTCGAACCCGGACTCCTTTTGTTCCTCTGGCAGCAGTAACTTCCCCTATGCAGGCGGTTTACCTCTGACTCCTCACCACGGCTATAAACACTACTCCAGTCTGCAGGGCCATCGAGCCACTCCGTACCCACCGCCATATCtgcaccaccatcaccatcatcaccaccgtGGACACAATTCAG tctctctgtctgaggGTCTGAGTCCAGGTGCTCTGCAGGTGTTCTCAGGCCACGAGACCTGGACAGGTGTTTCTCCTCCTGGTCCTGCAGCGATGCTGTCAGTGCCGTCTGGTACGAACTCACCTGGAGTCAGCAG tcagtaCCCCTGCCTGTGGACAGTGAGCGGCTGTGGTGTGTCCTCCACTCCTGCAGGAGGTGCTGTGAGCTCCACCCAGTGTCAGGAGGATCGACCTGATGCAGGATCCGCCTCCGCTTCACCATGCTCGCTCCTTCAAGGCCAAGGTCCCACAAGTGCAGATGTCTCGGAGCAAGCCAGCCATAACCGAGTGGGAGGGGCTAGCTGGTCAGCAGGCTCCACCCACTCCTTTTAA
- the LOC132844926 gene encoding IQ calmodulin-binding motif-containing protein 1-like isoform X3 has translation MEMSEEDELKSLMAKNSEEAFMEILSKLKELLGRKSLGDQKDLEKCKQDLFHHRVLDYCSAALKFNPAKIQGSYSSMTQMADVLSTCCVGIGSVRDGDVFRRQFLPGVIDNILFLIHRIMNRAIRDKGQTEMIRLFRNIINSLSWLIRAHPHLIPCVLNSRYYESVQMSDDDEISAGILTMWYNLFRTNSAAVSEITTTALYTILDDVVYKMSSSSNPVIGSAAVKILLSITEQKSHSVSLQLHERYKGLEDMVQKDWRGKGFDATLMQLIHRLQSEGPGKDTRAQYSSAERVRAACVIQAAWRAHQTRCRLKKLPRAVSVLQRSFRERRRQKQAETEKRLAEEELRHQVRLHRQRAIRQFHQRQLHLMEILPAEHLARFLGELENRAALLIQRVWRGHRERQQFKQNRYHLRQHKAAVTLQRAGSPQRTISLHLSLSSASSTLASTSFISSLITSIYLLFGLLPGSSMSNVPLPIYSLSLL, from the exons ATGCAAACAAGACCTTTTCCACCACAGAGTACTTGACTACTGCTCTGCTGCTCTCAAATTCAACCCTGCCAAAATTCAAGGAAGTTATTCCTCCATGACTCAAATGGCAGACGTCCTCAG CACCTGTTGCGTAGGCATCGGCTCTGTGAGAGACGGAGACGTGTTTCGTCGTCAGTTTCTTCCAGGAGTAATTGACAACATCCTGTTCCTTATACACCGCATCATGAACAGAGCAATAAGG GATAAAGGACAAACCGAGATGATCCGTCTCTTTCGGAACATCATTAATTCTCTCAGCTGGCTTATTAGAGCTCACCCTCATCTAATCCCTTGTG TTCTCAACTCCAGATATTACGAGAGCGTGCAGATGAGTGACGACGACGAGATCTCAGCGGGTATACTAACGATGTGGTACAATCTGTTCAGGACTAACAG TGCAGCTGTATCTGAGATCACAACTACAGCGCTGTACACCATCCTGGACGACGTGGTGTATAAAATGTCAAGCAGCTCCAACCCTGTGATTGGCAGCGCTGCTGTAAAGATTTTGCTGTCGATTACAGAGCAGAAGAgtcactctgtttctctgcaGCTTCACGAGCGCTACAAAG GGTTGGAGGATATGGTGCAGAAGGACTGGCGAGGTAAAGGCTTCGATGCAACACTGATGCAACTCATCCACAGACTGCAATCTGAGGGTCCTGGAAAAGACACTCGG GCTCAGTACTCATCTGCGGAGAGGGTTCGAGCTGCCTGTGTGATCCAGGCTGCATGGAGAGCTCATCAGACCCGATGCAGGCTGAAGAAACTCCCCAGAGCCGTGAGCGTGTTACAGAGAAGCTTCAG AGAGAGGAGACGCCAGAaacaggcagagacagagaaacgTCTTGCGGAGGAAGAACTGCGTCATCAAGTGCGtctgcacagacagagagcgatTCGGCAGTTCCACCAGCGGCAGCTCCATCTAATGGAGATTCTGcctgcag AGCACCTGGCACGCTTCCTGGGCGAGCTGGAGAACAGAGCTGCTCTGCTGATCCAGAGAGTGTGGagaggacacagagagagacagcagttTAAACAGAACAGATATCATCTCAGACAGCACAAAGCTGCAGTGACTCTGCAGAGAGCa gggtcgccacagcgaaccatctctctccacctatccctatcttctgcatcctcaacacttgcatccactagcttcatatcctcattaattacatccatatacctcctctttggcctccttcctggcagctccatgtccaacgtTCCCCTACcgatatactcactctccctcctctga
- the LOC132844926 gene encoding IQ calmodulin-binding motif-containing protein 1-like isoform X1 translates to MEMSEEDELKSLMAKNSEEAFMEILSKLKELLGRKSLGDQKDLEKCKQDLFHHRVLDYCSAALKFNPAKIQGSYSSMTQMADVLSTCCVGIGSVRDGDVFRRQFLPGVIDNILFLIHRIMNRAIRDKGQTEMIRLFRNIINSLSWLIRAHPHLIPCVLNSRYYESVQMSDDDEISAGILTMWYNLFRTNSAAVSEITTTALYTILDDVVYKMSSSSNPVIGSAAVKILLSITEQKSHSVSLQLHERYKGLEDMVQKDWRGKGFDATLMQLIHRLQSEGPGKDTRAQYSSAERVRAACVIQAAWRAHQTRCRLKKLPRAVSVLQRSFRERRRQKQAETEKRLAEEELRHQVRLHRQRAIRQFHQRQLHLMEILPAEHLARFLGELENRAALLIQRVWRGHRERQQFKQNRYHLRQHKAAVTLQRAILAFLKRRRSQRNLVAPWKSPKGLTESRRAELKRQIEHHVFLHPSSVVSAEGTLALHDKAQSMLQQHLMTKASDRAQEQHRQAVMAQINTDIELLLSVPTLKDMPEEDSCLFLSRSAPTATRARQAHNTLLRSAHLPWWRKLGDGFSSPESLSHQDYDVDFESLYLGGR, encoded by the exons ATGCAAACAAGACCTTTTCCACCACAGAGTACTTGACTACTGCTCTGCTGCTCTCAAATTCAACCCTGCCAAAATTCAAGGAAGTTATTCCTCCATGACTCAAATGGCAGACGTCCTCAG CACCTGTTGCGTAGGCATCGGCTCTGTGAGAGACGGAGACGTGTTTCGTCGTCAGTTTCTTCCAGGAGTAATTGACAACATCCTGTTCCTTATACACCGCATCATGAACAGAGCAATAAGG GATAAAGGACAAACCGAGATGATCCGTCTCTTTCGGAACATCATTAATTCTCTCAGCTGGCTTATTAGAGCTCACCCTCATCTAATCCCTTGTG TTCTCAACTCCAGATATTACGAGAGCGTGCAGATGAGTGACGACGACGAGATCTCAGCGGGTATACTAACGATGTGGTACAATCTGTTCAGGACTAACAG TGCAGCTGTATCTGAGATCACAACTACAGCGCTGTACACCATCCTGGACGACGTGGTGTATAAAATGTCAAGCAGCTCCAACCCTGTGATTGGCAGCGCTGCTGTAAAGATTTTGCTGTCGATTACAGAGCAGAAGAgtcactctgtttctctgcaGCTTCACGAGCGCTACAAAG GGTTGGAGGATATGGTGCAGAAGGACTGGCGAGGTAAAGGCTTCGATGCAACACTGATGCAACTCATCCACAGACTGCAATCTGAGGGTCCTGGAAAAGACACTCGG GCTCAGTACTCATCTGCGGAGAGGGTTCGAGCTGCCTGTGTGATCCAGGCTGCATGGAGAGCTCATCAGACCCGATGCAGGCTGAAGAAACTCCCCAGAGCCGTGAGCGTGTTACAGAGAAGCTTCAG AGAGAGGAGACGCCAGAaacaggcagagacagagaaacgTCTTGCGGAGGAAGAACTGCGTCATCAAGTGCGtctgcacagacagagagcgatTCGGCAGTTCCACCAGCGGCAGCTCCATCTAATGGAGATTCTGcctgcag AGCACCTGGCACGCTTCCTGGGCGAGCTGGAGAACAGAGCTGCTCTGCTGATCCAGAGAGTGTGGagaggacacagagagagacagcagttTAAACAGAACAGATATCATCTCAGACAGCACAAAGCTGCAGTGACTCTGCAGAGAGCa attttggCTTTTCTAAAGCGACGACGCTCTCAGAGGAACTTGGTAGCACCGTGGAAAAGCCCTAAAGGCCTGACCGAGAGCAGGAGGGCAGAACTGAAGAGACAGATAGAACATCACGTGTTTCTTCACCCC TCCTCTGTGGTGTCAGCAGAGGGTACTCTAGCGCTCCATGACAAAGCTCAGAGCATGCTGCAGCAGCACCTGATGACGAAAGCGTCGGACCGCGCTCAGGAGCAGCACCGCCAAGCTGTCATGGCTCAGATCAACACGGACATCGAGCTCCTGCTAA gTGTTCCAACATTGAAAGACATGCCTGAGGAAGACTCTTGCCTCTTCCTCAGCCGCTCAGCTCCAACGGCCACGCGTGCCCGACAAGCCCACAATACCCTGCTCCGGAGCGCACACCTGCCCTGGTGGAGGAAGCTCGGAGACGGGTTCTCCAGTCCAGAGTCACTTTCACACCAAGACTACGACGTGGACTTTGAGTCTTTGTATCTGGGTGGCAGGTGA
- the LOC132844926 gene encoding IQ calmodulin-binding motif-containing protein 1-like isoform X2 codes for MEMSEEDELKSLMAKNSEEAFMEILSKLKELLGRKSLGDQKDLEKCKQDLFHHRVLDYCSAALKFNPAKIQGSYSSMTQMADVLSTCCVGIGSVRDGDVFRRQFLPGVIDNILFLIHRIMNRAIRDKGQTEMIRLFRNIINSLSWLIRAHPHLIPCVLNSRYYESVQMSDDDEISAGILTMWYNLFRTNSAAVSEITTTALYTILDDVVYKMSSSSNPVIGSAAVKILLSITEQKSHSVSLQLHERYKGLEDMVQKDWRGKGFDATLMQLIHRLQSEGPGKDTRAQYSSAERVRAACVIQAAWRAHQTRCRLKKLPRAVSVLQRSFRERRRQKQAETEKRLAEEELRHQVRLHRQRAIRQFHQRQLHLMEILPAEHLARFLGELENRAALLIQRVWRGHRERQQFKQNRYHLRQHKAAVTLQRAILAFLKRRRSQRNLVAPWKSPKGLTESRRAELKRQIEHHVFLHPSSVVSAEGTLALHDKAQSMLQQHLMTKASDRAQEQHRQAVMAQINTDIELLLRDTVA; via the exons ATGCAAACAAGACCTTTTCCACCACAGAGTACTTGACTACTGCTCTGCTGCTCTCAAATTCAACCCTGCCAAAATTCAAGGAAGTTATTCCTCCATGACTCAAATGGCAGACGTCCTCAG CACCTGTTGCGTAGGCATCGGCTCTGTGAGAGACGGAGACGTGTTTCGTCGTCAGTTTCTTCCAGGAGTAATTGACAACATCCTGTTCCTTATACACCGCATCATGAACAGAGCAATAAGG GATAAAGGACAAACCGAGATGATCCGTCTCTTTCGGAACATCATTAATTCTCTCAGCTGGCTTATTAGAGCTCACCCTCATCTAATCCCTTGTG TTCTCAACTCCAGATATTACGAGAGCGTGCAGATGAGTGACGACGACGAGATCTCAGCGGGTATACTAACGATGTGGTACAATCTGTTCAGGACTAACAG TGCAGCTGTATCTGAGATCACAACTACAGCGCTGTACACCATCCTGGACGACGTGGTGTATAAAATGTCAAGCAGCTCCAACCCTGTGATTGGCAGCGCTGCTGTAAAGATTTTGCTGTCGATTACAGAGCAGAAGAgtcactctgtttctctgcaGCTTCACGAGCGCTACAAAG GGTTGGAGGATATGGTGCAGAAGGACTGGCGAGGTAAAGGCTTCGATGCAACACTGATGCAACTCATCCACAGACTGCAATCTGAGGGTCCTGGAAAAGACACTCGG GCTCAGTACTCATCTGCGGAGAGGGTTCGAGCTGCCTGTGTGATCCAGGCTGCATGGAGAGCTCATCAGACCCGATGCAGGCTGAAGAAACTCCCCAGAGCCGTGAGCGTGTTACAGAGAAGCTTCAG AGAGAGGAGACGCCAGAaacaggcagagacagagaaacgTCTTGCGGAGGAAGAACTGCGTCATCAAGTGCGtctgcacagacagagagcgatTCGGCAGTTCCACCAGCGGCAGCTCCATCTAATGGAGATTCTGcctgcag AGCACCTGGCACGCTTCCTGGGCGAGCTGGAGAACAGAGCTGCTCTGCTGATCCAGAGAGTGTGGagaggacacagagagagacagcagttTAAACAGAACAGATATCATCTCAGACAGCACAAAGCTGCAGTGACTCTGCAGAGAGCa attttggCTTTTCTAAAGCGACGACGCTCTCAGAGGAACTTGGTAGCACCGTGGAAAAGCCCTAAAGGCCTGACCGAGAGCAGGAGGGCAGAACTGAAGAGACAGATAGAACATCACGTGTTTCTTCACCCC TCCTCTGTGGTGTCAGCAGAGGGTACTCTAGCGCTCCATGACAAAGCTCAGAGCATGCTGCAGCAGCACCTGATGACGAAAGCGTCGGACCGCGCTCAGGAGCAGCACCGCCAAGCTGTCATGGCTCAGATCAACACGGACATCGAGCTCCTGCTAA gggacacggtggcttag
- the sft2d2b gene encoding SFT2 domain containing 2b — protein sequence MDKLKKVLSGQDGNDDLNVLQGADEAITLGWGTRVKAFIACFVLGVACSILGSCLLWVPRKGIILFAVFYTFGNIASLLSTTFLMGPLKQLKKMFDKTRALATAVMITCLVLTLCSAFWWKIPGLVVLFCILQFLALTWYSLSYIPFARDALIKMFSMCFK from the exons ATGGATAAATTAAAGAAAGTTCTAAGCGGACAGGACGGAAATGATGATCTGAACGTGCTGCAG GGAGCTGATGAGGCGATCACGCTGGGATGGGGAACACGTGTCAAGGCTTTTATTGCCTGCTTTGTTTTAGGAGTCGCCTGTTCCATCCTG GGATCCTGTTTGCTCTGGGTTCCTAGAAAAGGAATCATCTTGTTCGCCGTCTTTTACACCTTTGGAAACATCGCCTCTCTCCTAAG CACGACTTTCTTGATGGGTCCGTTGAAGCAGCTGAAAAAGATGTTTGACAAGACGAGAGCGCTGGCAACAGCCGTCATGatt ACATGCCTTGTGTTGACACTTTGCTCTGCATTCTGG TGGAAAATCCCAGGCCTCGTTGTGCTTTTCTGCATCCTCCAGTTCCTGGCTTTAACTTG GTACAGCTTGTCATATATTCCATTTGCAAG GGACGCGCTGATTAAGATGTTCTCCATGTGTTTCAAGTGA